One genomic window of Meriones unguiculatus strain TT.TT164.6M chromosome 13 unlocalized genomic scaffold, Bangor_MerUng_6.1 Chr13_unordered_Scaffold_39, whole genome shotgun sequence includes the following:
- the LOC132651038 gene encoding zinc finger protein 120-like has protein sequence MQNSVTFNDVHVKFSQEEWALLEPSQKQLYKVVMLETCENLTAIGYNWDDHNIEEHFQSSTSNKSHRRTHTGEKPYECNQCGKAFAENSTLLRHKRTHTGEKPYECNQCGKAFAENSTLLSHKRTHTGEKPYECNQCGKAFAENSTLLSHKRTHTGEKPYECNQCGKAFAKNSTLLNHKRTHTGEKPYECNQCGKAFAQNSHLLIHKRTHTGEKPYECNQCSKAFPQKSHLISHKRTHTGEKPYECNQCGKAFAENSTLLRHKRSHTGEKPYECNQCGKAFAENSTLLRHKRTHTGEK, from the exons atgcaa aattcagtgacctttaaTGATgtccatgtgaaattcagccaagaagagtgggccttgctggaaccttcccagaagcaactctacaaggttgtgatgctagagacctgtgaaaacctcactgctatag gctacaattgggatgaccataatattgaagaacattttcaaagttctacaagtaataaaag ccatagaagaacacatactggagagaaaccttatgaatgtaaccagtgtggtaaagcctttgcagaaaacagtactctcttaagacataaaagaacacacactggagagaaaccttatgaatgtaaccagtgtggtaaagcctttgcagaaaacagtactctcttaagccataaaagaacacacactggagagaaaccttatgaatgtaaccagtgtggtaaagcctttgcagaaaacagtactctcttaagccataaaagaacacacactggagagaaaccttatgaatgtaaccagtgtggtaaagcctttgcaaaaaacagtactctcttaaaccataaaagaacacacactggagagaaaccttatgaatgtaaccagtgtggtaaagcctttgcacaaaacagtcatctcttaatccataaaagaacacacactggagagaaaccttatgaatgtaaccagtgcagtaaagcctttccacaaaaaagtcatctcataagccataaaagaacacatactggagagaaaccttatgaatgtaaccagtgtggtaaagcctttgcagaaaacagtactctcttaagacataaaagatcacacactggagagaaaccttatgaatgtaaccagtgtggaaaagcctttgcagaaaacagtactctcttaagacataaaagaacacacactggagagaaa